From Rhodococcus sp. B7740, one genomic window encodes:
- a CDS encoding carbohydrate ABC transporter permease has protein sequence MTTVTPRKKVGWTVVNVLVLLYALVPLLWIISLSFKSTATIADGRFIPQSFTLENYKGIFQTNQFTSALVNSIGIGLITTVIAVVIGTMAAYAVARLDFPGKKALVGAALLIAMFPQISLVTPLFDISRSLGLFDTWPGLIIPYITFALPLAIYTLSAFFREIPWELEKAAKMDGATPAQAFRKVIAPLAAPGIVTAAILVFIFAWNDLLLAISLTATERSVTVPAAISQFTGSSQFEEPTGSIAAAAVVITIPIIIFVLFFQRRIVAGLTSGAVKG, from the coding sequence ATGACCACTGTTACGCCTCGCAAGAAGGTCGGTTGGACGGTCGTCAACGTCCTCGTCCTGCTCTACGCACTCGTTCCGCTGCTGTGGATCATCAGCCTGTCGTTCAAGTCGACGGCGACCATCGCGGACGGCAGGTTCATTCCGCAGTCGTTCACCCTCGAGAACTACAAGGGCATCTTCCAGACGAACCAGTTCACCTCGGCATTGGTGAACTCGATCGGCATCGGATTGATCACCACGGTGATCGCCGTGGTGATCGGCACGATGGCCGCGTATGCCGTTGCTCGCCTTGACTTTCCGGGCAAGAAGGCGCTCGTGGGTGCGGCGCTGCTCATCGCGATGTTCCCGCAGATCTCGCTGGTGACACCGCTGTTCGACATCTCCCGCTCGCTGGGACTGTTCGACACCTGGCCGGGACTGATCATCCCGTACATCACCTTCGCGTTGCCGTTGGCGATCTACACCCTGTCGGCGTTCTTCCGTGAGATTCCGTGGGAGCTCGAAAAGGCAGCGAAGATGGACGGCGCGACGCCCGCACAGGCGTTCCGCAAGGTCATCGCTCCGCTGGCCGCCCCCGGCATCGTCACCGCCGCCATTCTGGTGTTCATCTTCGCCTGGAACGACCTTCTGCTCGCCATCTCGTTGACGGCGACGGAACGTTCGGTCACCGTCCCGGCGGCCATCTCGCAGTTCACCGGTAGCTCTCAGTTCGAGGAGCCCACGGGGTCGATCGCGGCGGCAGCAGTCGTCATCACGATCCCGATCATCATTTTCGTGCTCTTCTTCCAACGACGTATCGTGGCGGGCTTGACGTCCGGCGCAGTGAAGGGATAA
- a CDS encoding carbohydrate ABC transporter permease encodes MSATTESQPASQPVDKQAALKNVSDGKKAERRLGLLLIAPAALLMIAVTGYPIIYAFWLSLQKYNLAFPEDREFVGISNYVTVLSDGYWWTAFGVTAGITIISVIIEFILGLAVALVMHRTIFGRGLVRTVVLIPYGIVTVAAAYSWYYAWTPGTGYLANLLPDGSAPLTEQFPSLAIVVLAEVWKTTPFMALLLLAGLALVPDDLLKAAEVDGAGGWTRLMRITIPLMKPAILVAVLFRTLDAFRIFDNIYVLTRGSNETGSVSILGYNNLFGAFNLGLGSAISILIFFCVAIIAFVFIKLFGASAPGSDDGGRK; translated from the coding sequence ATGAGCGCCACCACCGAGTCACAGCCCGCATCGCAGCCTGTCGACAAGCAGGCGGCTCTGAAGAACGTTTCCGACGGCAAGAAGGCCGAACGACGGTTGGGTCTGCTGCTCATCGCACCCGCAGCCCTGCTGATGATCGCGGTCACCGGGTACCCGATCATCTACGCGTTCTGGCTCAGCCTGCAGAAGTACAACCTCGCATTCCCCGAGGATCGTGAATTCGTCGGCATCTCCAACTACGTGACCGTGCTCTCCGACGGCTACTGGTGGACGGCGTTCGGCGTGACGGCGGGCATCACGATCATCTCGGTGATCATCGAGTTCATCCTCGGCCTGGCGGTGGCTCTGGTCATGCACCGCACCATCTTCGGCCGTGGACTGGTGCGCACCGTGGTGCTCATTCCGTACGGCATCGTGACCGTCGCCGCCGCGTACAGCTGGTACTACGCGTGGACCCCCGGCACGGGCTACCTCGCCAATCTGCTGCCCGACGGCAGTGCCCCGCTCACCGAGCAGTTCCCGTCACTGGCGATCGTCGTGTTGGCCGAAGTGTGGAAGACGACGCCGTTCATGGCGCTGCTGCTGCTCGCAGGCCTGGCGCTGGTGCCCGACGACCTGCTCAAGGCCGCCGAGGTCGACGGGGCGGGCGGCTGGACCAGGCTGATGCGGATCACCATTCCGTTGATGAAGCCGGCGATCCTCGTCGCGGTGCTCTTCCGCACCCTCGACGCGTTCCGCATCTTCGACAACATCTACGTCCTGACCCGAGGCAGCAACGAAACCGGATCGGTCTCGATTCTGGGTTACAACAACCTCTTCGGTGCGTTCAACCTCGGACTCGGGTCGGCGATCAGCATCCTGATCTTCTTCTGCGTCGCGATCATCGCGTTCGTGTTCATCAAGTTGTTCGGTGCATCGGCACCGGGATCCGACGACGGAGGCCGCAAGTAA
- a CDS encoding HpcH/HpaI aldolase/citrate lyase family protein, whose protein sequence is MRRSVLAVPGSSDKMIDKAKGLPADAVFLDLEDAVAPLAKVAARARIVDALNSDGWGDQIKVVRVNDWTTQWTYGDVIDVVSGAGRNLDAILLPKVECAAHVQALDLLLTQLEKEHGLEVGAIGIEPQIESARSLRNIDEIATASPRVQTLVFGPADLMASVNMRTLVVGEQPVGYDTGDAYHHILMTILLAARTHGLQAIDGPYLQIRDLDAFRRAAGRTAGLGFDGKWVLHPTQIEAANEIFAPRQADYDKAEMILDAYEFHTSAAGGGRGAVMLGDEMIDEASRKMALVVSAKGRAAGMTRTTAFVPPTT, encoded by the coding sequence ATGCGGCGGTCGGTACTGGCCGTTCCGGGCAGTTCGGACAAGATGATCGACAAGGCGAAGGGACTGCCCGCCGACGCGGTCTTTCTCGATCTCGAGGACGCCGTCGCGCCGCTGGCGAAAGTGGCGGCCCGAGCGCGCATCGTGGACGCACTCAACTCCGACGGCTGGGGCGATCAGATCAAGGTCGTGCGCGTCAACGACTGGACGACGCAGTGGACCTACGGCGACGTCATCGACGTCGTGTCGGGTGCCGGACGCAATCTCGACGCCATCCTGCTGCCGAAGGTGGAATGCGCCGCGCACGTGCAGGCGCTGGATCTGCTGCTCACTCAGCTCGAGAAGGAGCACGGTCTCGAGGTCGGTGCCATCGGGATCGAGCCGCAGATCGAGAGCGCACGCAGTCTGCGCAACATCGACGAGATCGCGACGGCGAGCCCGCGCGTGCAGACTCTGGTGTTCGGCCCTGCGGATCTGATGGCGAGCGTCAACATGCGCACTCTGGTCGTCGGCGAGCAACCGGTCGGATACGACACGGGCGACGCCTATCACCACATTCTGATGACCATTCTGCTCGCTGCCCGGACCCACGGTCTGCAGGCGATCGATGGCCCCTACCTGCAAATTCGAGATCTCGACGCCTTTCGTCGGGCGGCCGGGCGCACGGCCGGCCTCGGTTTCGACGGCAAGTGGGTGCTGCATCCGACGCAGATCGAGGCCGCCAACGAGATCTTCGCGCCGCGTCAGGCCGATTACGACAAGGCCGAGATGATTCTCGACGCCTACGAGTTCCACACGTCCGCGGCGGGTGGCGGTCGCGGTGCGGTGATGTTGGGCGACGAGATGATCGACGAGGCGAGCCGCAAGATGGCGCTCGTCGTCTCGGCGAAGGGCCGCGCCGCAGGAATGACGCGCACGACCGCTTTCGTGCCGCCCACAACCTGA
- a CDS encoding general stress protein: protein MTNPLSQSGRPGQGLPTPPSGWPIGSYPTYAEAQRAVDYLSDEEFSVQDVTIVGVDLMQVERVLGRLTWPKVIGGGIVSGAWLGVFLGLVLGIFSENILGALLIGVGGGIIFGLISASIPYAATKGQRDFASSMQLVAGRYDVLCEPRTAEKARDLLAKLSI, encoded by the coding sequence ATGACTAATCCCCTCTCGCAGTCGGGCCGCCCAGGGCAGGGACTGCCGACGCCGCCTTCCGGTTGGCCGATCGGTTCCTACCCCACCTACGCCGAGGCACAGCGCGCCGTCGACTACCTGTCCGACGAGGAGTTCTCGGTACAGGACGTGACGATCGTCGGCGTCGACCTGATGCAGGTCGAGCGCGTCCTGGGCCGGCTCACGTGGCCCAAAGTGATTGGTGGAGGCATTGTTTCGGGTGCATGGCTGGGCGTTTTCCTCGGCCTGGTCCTCGGTATCTTCAGCGAGAACATCCTCGGAGCTCTGCTCATCGGCGTCGGCGGCGGCATCATCTTCGGCCTGATCTCGGCGTCCATTCCGTACGCGGCCACCAAGGGGCAGCGAGATTTCGCGTCGAGCATGCAGTTGGTCGCCGGTCGTTACGACGTCCTCTGCGAACCCCGTACCGCGGAGAAAGCGCGCGACCTGCTCGCGAAACTGTCGATCTGA
- a CDS encoding ABC transporter ATP-binding protein: protein MAEIVLDKVTKLYPDGAAAVSDVDITIADGEFIILVGPSGCGKSTTLNMIAGLEDISSGELRIAGERVNEKAPKDRDIAMVFQSYALYPHMTVRQNIAFPLTLAKLSKSEINTKVEEAAKILDLSQHLDRKPANLSGGQRQRVAMGRAIVRTPKAFLMDEPLSNLDAKLRVQTRAEISRLQKRLGTTTVYVTHDQTEAMTLGDRVVVLRGGLVQQIGSPQELYDKPRNLFVGGFIGSPSMNFVPGQLTSNGVSTALGEIDIPLERMDAIKAKNPGREVVVGIRPEHFEDAALIDGYQKMSGATFTATVDVLESMGSDKYVYFTLEGAKVESSELQELAADAGIADLGGAQVVARLAAESKAAEGGQVELWFDPAKISVFDQASGANLTL from the coding sequence ATGGCCGAAATCGTTCTCGACAAAGTCACCAAGCTCTACCCCGACGGCGCCGCCGCGGTCAGCGACGTCGACATCACCATCGCCGATGGCGAATTCATCATCCTCGTCGGGCCCTCCGGTTGCGGAAAGTCCACGACGCTCAACATGATCGCCGGTCTCGAGGACATCTCGTCCGGCGAACTGCGCATCGCGGGGGAGCGCGTCAACGAGAAGGCACCGAAGGATCGCGACATCGCGATGGTGTTCCAGTCCTACGCGCTGTACCCGCACATGACGGTGCGTCAGAACATCGCCTTCCCGCTGACGCTCGCGAAGCTGTCGAAGTCGGAGATCAACACCAAGGTCGAGGAGGCAGCCAAGATCCTCGACCTCAGTCAGCACCTCGACCGCAAGCCGGCGAACCTCTCCGGCGGTCAGCGTCAGCGAGTTGCCATGGGCCGCGCCATCGTTCGTACCCCCAAGGCCTTCCTGATGGACGAGCCGCTGTCCAACCTCGACGCGAAGCTGCGCGTGCAGACTCGCGCCGAGATCTCGCGCCTGCAGAAGCGGCTCGGCACCACCACGGTGTACGTCACGCACGACCAGACCGAGGCCATGACCCTCGGCGATCGCGTCGTGGTGCTGCGCGGCGGTTTGGTGCAGCAGATCGGTTCTCCGCAGGAGCTCTACGACAAGCCGCGAAACCTGTTCGTGGGCGGCTTCATCGGATCGCCCTCGATGAACTTCGTTCCCGGACAGCTCACCTCGAACGGCGTGTCCACCGCGCTCGGTGAGATCGACATCCCACTCGAGCGGATGGATGCGATCAAGGCCAAGAACCCAGGCCGCGAGGTGGTCGTCGGCATCCGTCCCGAGCACTTCGAGGACGCGGCGCTGATCGACGGCTACCAGAAGATGAGCGGCGCGACCTTCACCGCCACCGTCGACGTGCTCGAGTCGATGGGTAGCGACAAGTACGTCTACTTCACGCTCGAGGGTGCCAAGGTCGAGTCCAGCGAGCTGCAGGAGCTCGCCGCCGATGCCGGCATCGCCGATCTCGGTGGCGCACAGGTGGTTGCGCGTCTGGCCGCCGAATCCAAGGCCGCCGAGGGTGGTCAGGTGGAACTGTGGTTCGACCCGGCGAAGATCTCGGTGTTCGACCAGGCCTCGGG